The sequence ATGCTTAGAAGATCATTGCCCGGCATTATCGCCGCAACCGTACTTGCTGTTTCAAGGGCATTCGGTGAAACCATTGCTGTACTTATGGTGTGCGGCAACATGCCTGAAGTGCCTCATTCTGTTTTTGATTCAGGCTACCCATTGCCTGCGCTTATAGCGAATAATTACGGAGAAATGTTATCTATTCCTTTGTATGATTCGGCTTTGCTTTTTTCAGCGTTAATCTTATTTGTAATAATTTTTTTATTTAATGCCGTGTCGCGTATTGTACTCGCACGTATAGAAAAGAGAATGAATTAATACAACTGCTGTTGCGGTAAATACAACTATTTATTTTTGGACTGTTTTTATATAAGGTAATAAATGAGAAAGGCGGAAGAATTATTTTTTAAAATATTAATGGTTATTGCTACCACGATCATAGTGGGCAGCTTTTTCCTTATCGTTAGTACAATTGTAATGAAGGGTCTTCCGGCATTCAACCTCGATCTCATCACAAAAACTCCAGATGGGGGATTTTACATGGGTCAGGAAGGAGGCGTATTGAATGCTATTATTGGATCGCTGTATATTGCCGCGGGGTCATCGCTGCTGGCCCTGGTACTGAGTTTGCCGATCGTATTATATATAAATGTATACCTGAGTAAAAGTTCAAAGTTGGGAAGTGTTACGCGCTTAAGCTCAGATGTATTGTTCGGCATACCTTCCATTGTTTATGGAGCATTTGGTTTTACAATCATGATCTACTTCGGTTTAAAGGCATCGTTGCTCGGAGGAATTGTCGCTGTTACATTGCTTGTTCTTCCGATCATGATCCGAACAATGGATGAAGTTATGCGGACCGTTCCGCGTGAGCTGCTTGATGCATCGTATTCTCTTGGTGCGACACGATTGGAAACGACAAGGATCTTATTGAAGCAGTCAATTCCGGGAATTCTTACCGCTATTCTCCTGTCGTTTGGAAGGGCGATCGGTGATGTGGCTTCGGTGATGTTCACAGCGGGTTTCAGTGATAATATTCCGACAAGCCTCAATAGTCCGGCGCCAACACTGCCGCTCGCCATCTTTTTCCAGTTAAGCAGCCCGATCGAGGAGGTGCAGGCGCGGGCATACGCCTCTGCTTTGGTATTAACAATTATTGTCTTGCTCATCAGTATCGGGGCAAGGACATTAAGCAAACGTTTTTCTAAAAATAAAATTTAACAATGGCCAATTCACCTCACATAAGTGTTCAGAACCTGAATGTATATTACGGACAGAATCATGCATTGAAGAATATAAGTATTGATATTCCCGATAAGAAAGTGACTTCTTTTATAGGCCCTTCAGGATGTGGGAAAACAACACTTCTTAAGACGTTCAATCGTCTGCACGATTCATCAGTGGATGTGCGGGTGGAAGGAAAAGTGCTGGTTGACGGAGAAGATATTTATGATCCGAAGGCGGAAGTAACCCATATCCGAAAAAAAATGGGATTGCTTTCACAGCGGCCCTTCCCTTTGCCAATGTCGATATACGATAATATTGCATACGGCCCGAGGATACATGGAATACGTGATAAGGAAAAGTTAAATCAATTGGTTGAGCAGCAATTACGCGATGTGGCACTTTGGGATGAAGTGAAAGATCGTTTAAATACACCTGCCGTCCGTCTTTCAATTGGTCAGCAGCAGCGCTTGTGCCTGGCAAGAGGATTGGCTGTACAACCCGAGATCATTTTGGGTGATGAGCCCACCTCGGCACTGGATCCAAAATCGACACAGAAGATAGAAGAGTTGTTCGTACAGCTTAAAGAAAAATACACGATTGTTTTGGTCACGCATATTTTGCGGCAGGCCCGGCGTGTATCGGATTTTATCGCCTTCATATACAATGGTGAGGTCATTGAGTTTGCTCCTACCGAAGAACTATTGCTCAACCCTAAAGAGGAATTAACCAGGGAGTATGTCAGAGGATTTGTGAGTTAACAACCTCTTAATCAAAAAATGTTCTTTCTTTTGTCAGGCTTATTCCATTCAAAAGTATATATATTGTTATATAAGCATTTGATTTTTAAATATATATAATACTTTTTTAGTCATCCAATGTTTATATATTGGGAAAAATTTAGTTGAATTTTATGCGCAATTATCCTATCTTCATAACTATCACTAAGCGCAAACTTTACTAAATTTCTTAAAAGCACATTGCAAGTATTTAGTAAAGCTTTTAAACAAAATATGATTTGAAATTACTAAAAGTCTTATCAGTCATCCTTACTCTTTCTCTCGGGGCGCTATCTCTCAACGCTCAATTGTTTTGCTTTGCTTCATCAGGTTCTGGTACCGGTGGTTGGAGCAGCAATCCATTTGAACATTTTGTTTTTGTTGAGAACAAGGGGCAATTCGACGCGAGTTTGCCTGGTCTAAACACGCAAGATGCTTCAGCTGTTGCATCGGGTAGTGAGATGAACAGCCTTGCTAAGAATGGTAGCGAAAAAAGTAAAATACTTTATTATGCCTACTCAAAAGGTGTAGAAGTTTATTTTTCTTCCTCAGGGCTGGCATACCGGCATGATGAATATAAGTCGCTTGTAAGCGAGAGGGAAAGGGAAAAAATGGAGAAGGAGGGGAGGACAGGGGGCGAAAAAATTGTTGATGTAAAACATCATTACCTTGAAGTGGAATGGATCGGTGCAGATCCATCCGTTGCTTTGGAGGGAAACGATGCGCAATCCTTTTATTATACTTATCCAAACGAGAAAGACAATGGTAGAACGACTTTAAAAGCCGGTTGTTATAAAAAGATCATCTACAGGAACCTCTACCCGAAAATAGATGTGGAATATATACTTCCTGAAAAGGGCGGAGTAAAATATTCGCTTATTCTTCACCCCGGCGCCGATCTTTCGAAAGTGAAAATGCGTTATAATGGCGCTAAAGAATTAAAAACCGACAAAGAAGGCAATGTTATTATCAGCACAGCGTTCGGGGATTTTGTTGACCATGCACCTGTAAGCTTCTATGAAGGAGGGGTCAACATTCCATCGGCATTTGAGTTAAATGGAAATACTGTTTCATTTGCATTAAATGGTTCAACCCTCCGACAACTGACAGCCAACAACAATCAACCAATAATAATCATCGATCCCTGGACTTTTAATCCGGCCTTTCCGGTAAACAGGTCTTATGATGTGAATTATGATATGGCCGGTAATGTTTATATATGCGGTTCCGGCTCAACTACACAATCATATAAGCTGGCAAAGTTTAACAGCGCCGGTACCCTTCAATGGGTTTTTACAACAAATATTGGCCCGAGTTTAGGAGGTACCTGTTACGGTGATTTTGCTGTTGACGAAGTTACCGGAACGACATACCTTCTTGGAATGTGGCCCGCGGGAATAAAGGTGAATACTTTGGGAATTCAAACCGGAGGATACTCGCCTGCAATATTTCCATCGTTACTCGAAATGTGGCGTTGTGAATATAGTCGCTGTTTGAATAAGATCGTAGTGGGTACCGGGTCAATGGGCGGCCCTTACCAGGCGGGTATGCTTGATACAGCCCTTACCTCATATGTTCCTGTAAATTCATACTCAGCACCTGGAGCACAAGTTGATGTAGCTATTCTCACAATTGATCCAAATAGTTCATTTTGTTATATGGCGACAGCAAATGGAGGATCAGTTGCTGCAAACAGAAATGCAATAGTTAAATTACCTATTCCCAATCTCCTTCCCCGCACCTGGGGACCGGTGGCTGACGGTCATAGTTTTGTTGAGGTTGGAAGCATTACTTATACACCGAATATTCCTGTTGGGCCATATAGCAACGGTTTCAATGGAATGGCTTGTGGTCCGAGATTTCTTTACACGTATGATGGGAGTGTGCTTAAAAAGTGGAATAAAAATACCGGGGCATTTATTGCGCAGGTCACTACAGGAGGAACGATGTTTGCCACAGGTGGTTTGTCGGCGGATAAATGCGATAATGTTTACGCAGGGGTTGGCAATGTAATAAAGGCGTATAATTCTTCACTTGTACAAATCGCTACTTATCCCGTCGCGAATACCTGTTATGATGTAAAGCTTGGTCCGAATAATAAATTATATGCCTGTGGAGTAGCTTTTGTAGCGCAAATAGATGTTCCTGCCTTACCGCCGCCCACGGCGACATCAACGCCTGCTTCCGTATGCAATGCGTGTGATGGAACAGCAACAGCCCATCCTTGCGGTGATCCTGCCGGATATAATTATTCATGGAGCAATGGCGCGCAGGCTCAGACAGCGACAGGCCTTTGTCCCGGAACATATACAGTGAGTATAGCTTATGCCTGCTCCGATATAGATATAATTACGGTATCGGTTCCCGGCGGAGTGGGAGGGATAATATTAAGCAGTACACAAACCAATGCCTGTTCAAACGTTGGTGCTGTTACGGCTGCTCCAAGCGGTGGAGCTGCCCCTTATACATATCTATGGAGTAACGGACAAACCTCTTCCGTTTTAACCGGACTTGCAACAGGCAATTATACAGTAACAGCAACGGATGCGAATGGCTGCTCAACTTTCAAAGTGATCAAAATAGTGAATACGATAAATGTAAGTTATACATCAAAATACAGTGGTTGTGCAGGAGGAAGCGCGGGCAGCATAGTATTGAATGTTACAGGAGGGAATCCGGGTTATACATACTTATGGAGTAATGGGCAAACAGCAGCTACAGCTACTGGATTGGCTGCGGGTACCTATACCGCTACCGTCACAGATGCAAGTGGATGCACTCAAACAATAGTGAGTACATTGTTGCCCTATACTCCGTTAACAATTCAAACAGATCAAACAGTTGCATGTTCAAGCGTGGCACAAGCTACAGTTACTTCTGTGACCGGCGGCACTCCTTCCTATAATTATAGTTGGAGTAATGCTCAGCAAGGAATAACTGCCACAGGTTTAACAACCGCCACCTATTCAGTAACTGCAACTGACGCGAATGGATGTACAACCACCAGATCAGTCACCATAACCAATGGTCCCAATCCGGCCAGCGCTACATTTACACGATCCCCGACCGGAACTATTTGTAAGGGTACCACTGTGAATTTTACGAATACAGGGACAGTAGGAACTTTGGTATCGCATAAATGGACCATTCCCGGCCAGGGTCCAATTGTAACCGGTACAGTAACCGACTTTACCTCTAATTTTCTTAATTTGTCATATACATTTACTTCCGTAGGAACCTATACCGTAACTCATAATGTAAGTTACCCAAGCGGAGGTTGTTCAGCGACTCAATCCACTACAATTACTGTTGTCAATTGCACGGGACCTGTTGTAACAACTACCGGTAGTTCGGTCTGTCCCGGCGTTTGCGCCACTGTAACATCAAGTGCGAGCAGTGGTACCAGTCCCTATACATACCTGTGGAGTAACAGCGCCACGACACAAAATATAAGCCCCTGTCCGGTTGCGACAACAACATATGCCTTAACAATAACCGATGCCGGGGGAGCTACAGCTACAAGTACCGCCGTCGTCACGGTCCACCCCGTCGTCAGTGTAACAGCAACGGCAACAAACATAAGTTGTAATGGCGGAGCTAATGGCAGCGCCATGGCTACAACCGGAAGTGGCACTTCGCCTTATACGTACATTTGGAGTAATGGACAAACCACATCAACCTCAACAGGTTTGGGACAGGGAGGTTATACTGTAACAGTTACTGACAATAAAGGCTGCACTTCGACATCAACTACTGCGATAGTTTCACCAACAGCCCTGACAGGACAATTTGTAAAAGGAACGGCTAACTGTGCAGGTTGTGGCTGCAGGGAGTGGATAATGACCACGGCTACGGGAGGAACGAGTCCGTATACTTATACATGGCCGGATGGATATTTAAAAAGATATAAGAATAGTCTTTGTCCGGGCGCATACACTGTTAATATTGTTGATAAGAACGGATGCAGTATAAATGTTAACCTGAGTGCGCCCTGAGTGTGCCGTAAATACTAATTTATTTGTATCAATTGAATTTACAGAAAGCCATACTCTCAATTCTCTTCACCCTTTCAATTGGTGTACAATCGGTTAATTGTCAGGTTCCGCGTGCTGTTTCGGCAAATACAAGCAGGGGTTGGACCAGCAATGCTTTCGAACATTTGGTGTTTGTAGAAAACAAGGGACAGTTTGACGCTCGTGTGTCGGAGCATGAAATGAGAAGGCAGGGAAAAGCCGGGGATGAAAAAAATAAAATTCAATACTATGCTGACTCAAAAGGAGTAGACATATATTTTTCTTCAAATGGATTAACATACAGGCATGATGAGTTTATATCTCTTATCAGTGAGAAGGAAATAGAAAAAATGGAGCGTGATGGAAAGGGGGAGGATCAAAAGGCTGTTGAAGTAAAGCACCACTATTTGCAGGTAGAATGGCTGGGAGCGGATCCAGCTGCTGTTATAGAAGCAAATGAGGTGCAATCCTTTTATTATACTTATCCGGGTGAGAAAGACAATGGTAAAACAACTTTAAAAGTGGCTTGTTTCAAAAAAATTACTTACAAGAATCTATATCCAAATATAGATGTAGAGTACATACTTCCCGAAAAGGGTGGAGTAAAATACTCACTCATACTTCACCCGGGCGCAGATCTCTCGAAAGTGAAAATGCGCTATAATGGCGCGAAGGGATTGAAAACGGATAAAGAAGGAAATATTATTATCAGTTCAACATTTGGCGATTTTGTTGACCATGCACCTGTAAGCTTCTATGAAGGAGGAGTCAACATTCCATCGGCATTTGAGTTAAATGGAAATACTGTTTCATTTGCATTAAACGGTTCAACCCTCCGACAACTGACAGCCAACAACAATCAACCAATAATAATCATCGACCCCTGGACTGCAAATCCCGGCTTTGCTGTTAACAGAGCTTACGATGTAAATTATGACCTTGCCGGTAATGTATATATATGCGGTTCAGGTTCTGCAACACAATCATATAGGTTAGCAAAATACAATAGCGCAGGAGTACTTCAGTGGATATTTAACACCGGTCTTGTTCCATCTGCATCGGCGTATTGTTACGGAGATTTTGCTGTGGATGAGGCAAATGGTACTTCATATATATTGCTAAGCTGGGCATTTGCAGTAAAGGTAAATACATTGGGGGTTCAAACCGGGGGATTTGC is a genomic window of Bacteroidota bacterium containing:
- the pstB gene encoding phosphate ABC transporter ATP-binding protein: MANSPHISVQNLNVYYGQNHALKNISIDIPDKKVTSFIGPSGCGKTTLLKTFNRLHDSSVDVRVEGKVLVDGEDIYDPKAEVTHIRKKMGLLSQRPFPLPMSIYDNIAYGPRIHGIRDKEKLNQLVEQQLRDVALWDEVKDRLNTPAVRLSIGQQQRLCLARGLAVQPEIILGDEPTSALDPKSTQKIEELFVQLKEKYTIVLVTHILRQARRVSDFIAFIYNGEVIEFAPTEELLLNPKEELTREYVRGFVS
- the pstA gene encoding phosphate ABC transporter permease PstA, which encodes MRKAEELFFKILMVIATTIIVGSFFLIVSTIVMKGLPAFNLDLITKTPDGGFYMGQEGGVLNAIIGSLYIAAGSSLLALVLSLPIVLYINVYLSKSSKLGSVTRLSSDVLFGIPSIVYGAFGFTIMIYFGLKASLLGGIVAVTLLVLPIMIRTMDEVMRTVPRELLDASYSLGATRLETTRILLKQSIPGILTAILLSFGRAIGDVASVMFTAGFSDNIPTSLNSPAPTLPLAIFFQLSSPIEEVQARAYASALVLTIIVLLISIGARTLSKRFSKNKI